A stretch of Triticum aestivum cultivar Chinese Spring chromosome 1D, IWGSC CS RefSeq v2.1, whole genome shotgun sequence DNA encodes these proteins:
- the LOC123181834 gene encoding DNA-directed RNA polymerases I and III subunit rpac1 — translation MENRDGSSLPDFLELQRTRVLCKADAPTHTEGFQYSGAFAAMGVDTSVSVEKFCKNFKIEINRLTDEDMEFDMIGVDASIANAFRRILIAEVPTMAIEKVFMVDNTSVIADEVLSHRLGLIPLDADPRLFDYISDDVPNERNTIVYKLHVSCEKGSQRLTVKSGQLEWLPEGSQLTMASPAQSGDNQRTYTSFGQSQQNTSERPLGVKYNDITIARLGPGQAIELEAHAVKGVGKVHAKWSPVATAWYRMLPEVVLLKEIKNGDAEELVKRCPVNVFDIEDLGKGEKRAVVAKPRSCTLCRECVRLADDQVELRRVRDHFIFTIESTGALPPEVLFTEAVKILEEKCERVISELS, via the exons ATGGAAAACCGCGATGGTTCCTCACTGCCAGACTTTCTTGAGCTCCAGCGCACCCGTGTTCTCTGCAAGGCCGATGCCCCCACTCAT ACAGAAGGGTTTCAATACTCGGGTGCTTTTGCTGCTATGGGAGTTGACACTAGTGTTTCAGTTGAGAAGTTCTGCAAGAACTTTAAAATCGAGATAAATCGACTTACAGATGAGGATATGGAGTTTGATATGATTGGCGTTGATGCATCGATAGCTAATGCTTTCCGGAGAATCCTCATTGCAGAG GTTCCTACAATGGccattgagaaagtcttcatggtTGACAATACCTCAGTTATAGCAGATGAGGTCCTTTCACACCGACTAGGCCTTATTCCACTTGATGCTGATCCAAGGCTTTTTGATTATATCTCTG ATGATGTCCCAAATGAAAGGAACACTATTGTGTACAAACTGCATGTTTCATGTGAAAAGGGTTCCCAAAGGCTTACAG TTAAGTCTGGTCAATTGGAGTGGTTGCCAGAAGGCAGTCAATTAACTATGGCATCTCCTGCGCAATCTGGGGACAATCAGAGGACCTACACATCCTTTGGTCAAAGCCAACAGAATACCTCTGAAAGGCCTCTCGGTGTGAAGTATAATGACATAACAATTGCCAGGCTTGGGCCAGGACAG GCTATTGAGCTTGAGGCACATGCTGTTAAGGGAGTGGGGAAAGTTCATGCGAAGTGGTctccagttgctacagcctggtaCAGGATGCTCCCCGAG GTTGTTCTTCTCAAAGAAATTAAAAATGGTGATGCAGAGGAGCTAGTGAAAAGATGCCCAGTTAATGTTTTTGACATTGAAGACCTGGGAAAGG GGGAGAAGAGAGCAGTTGTTGCAAAGCCAAGATCATGCACCCTTTGTAGGGAATGTGTCAGACTGGCTGACGATCAAGTAGAGCTACGGCGTGTTAGAGACCACTTCATTT TTACAATCGAGTCCACCGGAGCTCTTCCGCCAGAGGTGCTCTTCACAGAGGCCGTGAAGATCCTTGAGGAGAAGTGCGAGCGAGTGATATCCGAACTTTCCTGA